The proteins below are encoded in one region of Accipiter gentilis chromosome 12, bAccGen1.1, whole genome shotgun sequence:
- the UBE2D3 gene encoding ubiquitin-conjugating enzyme E2 D3 isoform X3, whose protein sequence is MFHWQATIMGPNDSPYQGGVFFLTIHFPTDYPFKPPKVAFTTRIYHPNINSNGSICLDILRSQWSPALTISKVLLSICSLLCDPNPDDPLVPEIARIYKTDRDKYNRISREWTQKYAM, encoded by the exons A TGTTTCATTGGCAAGCCACAATTATGGGACCT AATGACAGTCCATATCAGGGTGGTGTATTCTTCTTGACAATTCACTTTCCTACAGACTACCCTTTCAAACCACCTAAG gtTGCATTTACAACAAGAATCTATCATCCAAATATTAACAGTAATGGCAGCATTTGTCTTGATATTCTAAGATCACAGTGGTCTCCTGCTTTAACTATTTCTAAAG tTCTCTTATCCATTTGTTCACTGTTATGTGATCCAAATCCAGATGACCCACTAGTGCCAGAGATTGCACGTATCTATAAAACAGACAGAGACAA GTACAACAGAATATCTCGGGAATGGACTCAGAAGTATGCCATGTGA
- the UBE2D3 gene encoding ubiquitin-conjugating enzyme E2 D3 isoform X2, with protein MALKRINKELSDLARDPPAQCSAGPVGDDMFHWQATIMGPNDSPYQGGVFFLTIHFPTDYPFKPPKVAFTTRIYHPNINSNGSICLDILRSQWSPALTISKVLLSICSLLCDPNPDDPLVPEIARIYKTDRDKYNRISREWTQKYAM; from the exons gAACTTAGTGACCTAGCCCGTGATCCTCCAGCACAGTGTTCAGCAGGTCCCGTTGGAGATGACA TGTTTCATTGGCAAGCCACAATTATGGGACCT AATGACAGTCCATATCAGGGTGGTGTATTCTTCTTGACAATTCACTTTCCTACAGACTACCCTTTCAAACCACCTAAG gtTGCATTTACAACAAGAATCTATCATCCAAATATTAACAGTAATGGCAGCATTTGTCTTGATATTCTAAGATCACAGTGGTCTCCTGCTTTAACTATTTCTAAAG tTCTCTTATCCATTTGTTCACTGTTATGTGATCCAAATCCAGATGACCCACTAGTGCCAGAGATTGCACGTATCTATAAAACAGACAGAGACAA GTACAACAGAATATCTCGGGAATGGACTCAGAAGTATGCCATGTGA
- the UBE2D3 gene encoding ubiquitin-conjugating enzyme E2 D3 isoform X1, with amino-acid sequence MLCHQLMLMKHVQALQELSDLARDPPAQCSAGPVGDDMFHWQATIMGPNDSPYQGGVFFLTIHFPTDYPFKPPKVAFTTRIYHPNINSNGSICLDILRSQWSPALTISKVLLSICSLLCDPNPDDPLVPEIARIYKTDRDKYNRISREWTQKYAM; translated from the exons gAACTTAGTGACCTAGCCCGTGATCCTCCAGCACAGTGTTCAGCAGGTCCCGTTGGAGATGACA TGTTTCATTGGCAAGCCACAATTATGGGACCT AATGACAGTCCATATCAGGGTGGTGTATTCTTCTTGACAATTCACTTTCCTACAGACTACCCTTTCAAACCACCTAAG gtTGCATTTACAACAAGAATCTATCATCCAAATATTAACAGTAATGGCAGCATTTGTCTTGATATTCTAAGATCACAGTGGTCTCCTGCTTTAACTATTTCTAAAG tTCTCTTATCCATTTGTTCACTGTTATGTGATCCAAATCCAGATGACCCACTAGTGCCAGAGATTGCACGTATCTATAAAACAGACAGAGACAA GTACAACAGAATATCTCGGGAATGGACTCAGAAGTATGCCATGTGA